The nucleotide window TTCTCACGTCGACAGTTTCTGAAGATCTCGGCGGGCACCGTCGCCGCGGTCGCGGTGGCGGACAAGGTCCTGGCGTTGACGGCGTTGCAGCCGGTCATCGAAGTCGGGAATCCGCTGGGCGACTATCCGGACCGCTCCTGGGAGCGGGTGTATCACGATCAATACCGCTACGATTCCTCGTTTACCTGGGTCTGCTCTCCCAACGATACCCATGCCTGTCGAATTCGGGCGTTCGTCCGGAACGGCGTGGTCATGCGGGTGGAGCAGAACTACGACCATCAAACCTACGAAGATCTCTACGGCAACCGCGGCACCTTTGCGCACAATCCACGCATGTGCTTGAAGGGATTCACGTTCCATCGTCGCGTGTACGGCCCCTATCGGTTGAAGGGGCCCTTGATGCGGAAGGGCTGGAAGCAGTGGATGGACGACGGCTCACCGGAACTGACGCCGGAGACGAAACGGAAGTACAAGTTCGACAGTCGTTTTCTCGACGACATGATCCGGGTCTCCTGGGATACGGCCTTCACCTACGCGGCCAAGGGTCTGATTCTGATCGGGACTCGGTACAGCGGCGAAGCCGGGGCCAGACGCCTGCGCGAGCAGGGGTACGCGCCGGAAATGATCGAAATGATGAAAGGGGCTGGTACCCGCTGCTTCAAACATCGCGCCGGCATGCCGATTCTCGGCTTGCTGGGCAAGCACGGCAATACCCGGTTCAACAACAGCGTTCTGGCGTTGCTCGATGCCTGGATCAGAAAAGTCAGCCCGGAGCAGGCGCAGGGCGGCCGCTACTGGAACAACTATACGTGGCACGGCGACCAGGATCCCTCCCAACCGTGGTGGAACGGCACCCAGAACTGCGATACCGACCTCTCAGACATGCGCTTCTCCAAGCTGAACACCAGTTGGGGCAAGAACTTCGTCGAGAACAAGATGCCGGAAGCGCACTGGAAGCTCGAATCCATCGAGCGCGGCGCGCGTCTTGTGGTCATCACACCGGAGTACAATCCGACGGCCCAGCGGGCCGACTACTGGATTCCGGTTCGTCCCGAGACGGACGGCGCCTTGTTCCTCGGCGCCAGCCGGATCATCGTCGAGGAGAATCTGCAGGACATCGATTTTCTGAAACAGTACACGGATATGCCGCTGTTGGTGCGGACCGATACCTTGCAGTACTTGGATCCGCGCGACGTCATCGCCGACTATGCGCTCCCCGATTTCAGCAAGTCGTATTCGGGGCGTATTCAGGGTCTGAAGCCCGAGTACATCCAGCGGCTGGGCGGCATGATGGTCTGGGATCTCAACAAGAAGCAGGCGGTGCCGCTCCACCGCGAACAGGTGGGATGGCATTTCAACGAGGCAGGTATCGACGCGGCGCTCACAGGGACGTATCGCGTGAAGCTGGTTAATGGCCGCGAAGTCGACGTCGCGCCGATTTACCAACTCTACATGGTGCACTTCCAAGACTACGATCTCGACACCGTGCATCAGATCAACCGGTCGCCCAAGGACCTGATCGTTCGCTGGGCACGGGACTCGGGCACGATCAAGCCCGCCGCGATCCACAACGGCGAAGGCGTCTGCCACTATTTCCACATGACATCGATGGGACGGGCGGCGGCGCTCGTGCTCATTCTGACCGGCAACATCGGGAAATTCGGCAGCGGATGCCACACGTGGTCCGGTAATTACAAGGTGGGGATTTGGAATGCCACGCCTTGGTCCGGAGCGGGATCCGGGGTCCATTTGGCGGAAGACCCGTGGCACTCGAATCTGGATCCGAACGCGCACGGGAAGGAAATCAAATACAAGTCCTACTACTACGGCGAAGAGCCGGGCTACTGGAACCATGGCGACACCGCCCTGATCGTCAACACGCCGAAGTACGGACGCAAGGTGTTCACGGGCAAGACCCACATGCCGAGCCCGAGCAAGGTCCGGTGGGTCGTCAACGTCAACATTCTCAACAATTCCAAACACCACTATGACATGGTGCGCAACGTGGATCCGAACATCGAGATGATCGTGACCCAGGACATCGAGATGACCTCGGACGTCAACCACGCCGACATCGCCTTTGCCTGCAACTCCTGGATGGAATTCACCTATCCGGAAATGACGGCGACGGTGTCGAATCCGTGGATTCAGCTCTGGAAGGGCGGCATCCGGCCGCTGTACGACACCCGCAATGACCTGGATACGTTCGCCGGGGTGGCGGCCAAGATGTCGGACATGACCGGTGAGACGCGCATGAAGGATGTCTTCCACTTCGTGTATCAGAACCGCGTCGATGTCTACGCGCAGCGCGTGCTCGACGCCTCAAGCACGTTGTACGGCTACAGCGCCGACGTGATGCTGAAGTCGGAGAAGGGCTGGATGGTCATGGTGCGGACCTATCCCCGCCATCCGCTCTGGGAAGAGGTCAACGAGAGCAAGCCGCAGTGGACGCGATCCGGACGGTTGGAGACCTATCGTGTGGAGCCGGAGGCGATCGAGTACGGGGAAAACTTCATCGTGCACCGGGAAGGCCCGGAGGCGACCCCGTATCTGCCGAACTCGATCTTCACAACCAACCCGTACGTCCGACCGGACGACTACGGCATTCCGATCACGGCGCAGCACCATGACGACAAGACGGTGCGCAACATCAAGCTGCCCTGGTCGGAAATCAAGCAACATGCCAACCCGTTGTGGGAGAAGGGCTACCAGTTCTACTGCGTGACCCCGAAGACCCGGCACCGGGTGCACAGCCAGTGGTCGGTGAACGACTGGGTGCAGATTTACGAGTCGAATTTCGGCGATCCGTACCGCATGGACAAGCGGACGCCGGGCGTCGGCGAGCACCAGTTGCACATCAACCCGCAGGCGGCCAAAGACCGCGGCATCAACGACGGCGACTACGTCTATGTGGACGGCAACCCGGTGGACCGGCCCTATCGCGGCTGGAAACCCTCGGATCCGTTCTACAAGGTCGCGCGCTTGATGATCCGGGCGAAGTACAACCCGGCCTATCCGTACCACGTGACGATGGCGAAGCACGCCCCGTACGTGTCGACGGCGAAGTCGGTGAAGGGCCACGAGACTCGGCCGGACGGTCGGGCCATCGCGGTGGACACCGGCTATCAGTCCAACTTCCGGTATGGGGCCCAACAGTCCTTTACCCGGTCGTGGCTGATGCCGATGCACCAGACCGACTCCCTCCCGGGCAAACATGCGATTGCCTGGAAGTTCAAGTGGGGCTATGCGATCGACCACCACGCGGTCAATACGACGCCGAAGGAATGTCTGATCCGCATCACCAAGGCGGAAGACGGCGGCATCGGCGCGCGGGGCCCGTGGGAACCGGTTCGCACCGGCTTCACCCCGGGACAGGAGAACGAGTTCATGATCAAGTGGCTCAAAGGTGAGCACATCAAGATCAAGGTGTAAGGCTGACGGGACGGGCTCCGTTTCGTCCGCGAAACGGAGCCCGTCCCCGTACCCAATGAAGTGAGCATGCTAAGAAGGATCGACGTAGTGACATGCTCGCCTGCCTGTCGGCGTGTAAGCCGAAATGAACGAACGAGAATGGGGAGAGGCAACAGGTTCAAAAGCAAACCTGTAACCAGTCCCCCAAGGAGGATTCACAATGCCAGAAGTCTATAACTGGCAACTGGGACGGAAGATGCTGTATCCGTATGAGGAGCGGCATCCGAAGTGGCAGTTTGCCTTTGTGTTCAATATCAACCGGTGTTTGGCGTGTCAGACGTGTTCGATGGCGGACAAGTCGACCTGGCTGTTTTCGAAGGGCCAGGAATACATGTGGTGGAACAACGTGGAGACCAAGCCGTACGGGGGGTATCCGCAGTTCTACGACGTGAAGATCACGCAGTTGATCGAGCAAGTGAACCCGGGGGGGCAGGTGTGGAACGTGCGGGTGGGCCGCAAGCACCATGCGCCCTACGGGGTGTTCGAAGGGATGACCATTTTTGACGCGGGGGCCAAGGTGGGCCAGGCGGCGATTGGGTACATTCCGACGGACCAGGAATGGCGCTTCGTGAACATCTACGAGGACACGGCGACCTCGATGCGCTCGTTGGTGGAGGGCATTGATCGGTCGGGGTTCTCGCGCGATGAGCCGTGGCGGCTGTCCGGCAGTTCGCTGCCGGAGCACGAGACGTTCTTCTTCTACCTGCAGCGGATTTGCAATCACTGCACCTACCCCGGCTGTTTGGCCGCCTGCCCGCGCAAGGCGATCTATAAGCGGCCGGAGGACGGCATCGTGTTGATCGACCAGAACCGGTGCCGGGGGTACAAGAAGTGCGTGGAGCAGTGTCCGTTCAAGAAGCCGATGTACCGGGGGACGACCCGGGTGTCGGAGAAGTGCATTGCGTGCTATCCCCGGATCGAGGGGAAGGACCCGCTGACGGGCGGCGAGCCGATGGAAACGCGCTGTATGGCGGCCTGCGTGGGGAAGATCCGCATGCAGAGCCTGGTGCGCATCGGCGAGGACGGCCTGTGGGCGGAGGATCGGTGGCACCCCCTGTACTACACCATTCGGGTGGAGCAGGTGGCGCTGCCCTTGTATCCGCAGTGGGGCACGGAGCCCAATGGCTACTACATTCCGCCGCGGCACAGCCCGCGGGGCTATGCCCGGCAGATGTTCGGCCCGGGCGTGGACAATGCCATTGAGAAGTATCTGGTGCCGAGCCGGGAGTTGTTGGCGGTCCTCCAGCTCTGGAGAGCCAGCCAGCAGATCGTCTTCCGGTATGACGTCATTCCGGGCCCGAAGGTGTTTGAGACCCAGATTCACGGCAAGCGGTTCGAGATGTACAACGATACCGTGCTGGGCTTCAACAAGTCGGGCAAGGAAGTGGCGCGCATTCAGGTCGAAGAGCCGATCTATGTCAGACCCGCCGAACGGGTGAACTGGCTGTAGGCCGGCCCGGCAAGCCCGCGGACTCCGGTCCGCGGGCGGTCGAGCACGGAAGGGCAGAGTCTGCATCGCAAGACTCTGCCCTTCGTCTATCAGCCCCGCCCCGGATGACCTCGTACGGTGCGGAGCTTGGGATCGGAAGGAAGGGCGCGGTGCAACGACGGAGCACAGTCTGGGCGTACCTTGGCACGGGCCTCCTCCTTCTGCTGTTTTTTGCAGCGGAGCAAGCCTATATGCTCAAGCAGTGGCACGAGGCTTCCGACACGCAGGAACTCCGCAATGCGATCACGGTGCAAGTTCTGCAGCTTCGGCGGCTGGCGACCGATATCGACAGCGGGTTTCGCGGATACGCGCTGATGCGGCAGAGCGTGTTCCTCGTGCCGGTGGTGGCGGCCGAAGCGGAAATTTCGCGCGCGTTGGAGCGGTTGACCGAGCTGACGGAGAAGACTCCGCCGCTTCAGGGGGGCGTCCAGGTGCTCAAGCGGCGTTTGGAAGAATTGGTCGAGACGAAACGCCGGCTGACGTTCATGATCGGATCGGGTCAGCAGGAAG belongs to Nitrospira sp. and includes:
- a CDS encoding nitrate oxidoreductase subunit beta, which translates into the protein MPEVYNWQLGRKMLYPYEERHPKWQFAFVFNINRCLACQTCSMADKSTWLFSKGQEYMWWNNVETKPYGGYPQFYDVKITQLIEQVNPGGQVWNVRVGRKHHAPYGVFEGMTIFDAGAKVGQAAIGYIPTDQEWRFVNIYEDTATSMRSLVEGIDRSGFSRDEPWRLSGSSLPEHETFFFYLQRICNHCTYPGCLAACPRKAIYKRPEDGIVLIDQNRCRGYKKCVEQCPFKKPMYRGTTRVSEKCIACYPRIEGKDPLTGGEPMETRCMAACVGKIRMQSLVRIGEDGLWAEDRWHPLYYTIRVEQVALPLYPQWGTEPNGYYIPPRHSPRGYARQMFGPGVDNAIEKYLVPSRELLAVLQLWRASQQIVFRYDVIPGPKVFETQIHGKRFEMYNDTVLGFNKSGKEVARIQVEEPIYVRPAERVNWL
- a CDS encoding molybdopterin-dependent oxidoreductase; its protein translation is MFFSRRQFLKISAGTVAAVAVADKVLALTALQPVIEVGNPLGDYPDRSWERVYHDQYRYDSSFTWVCSPNDTHACRIRAFVRNGVVMRVEQNYDHQTYEDLYGNRGTFAHNPRMCLKGFTFHRRVYGPYRLKGPLMRKGWKQWMDDGSPELTPETKRKYKFDSRFLDDMIRVSWDTAFTYAAKGLILIGTRYSGEAGARRLREQGYAPEMIEMMKGAGTRCFKHRAGMPILGLLGKHGNTRFNNSVLALLDAWIRKVSPEQAQGGRYWNNYTWHGDQDPSQPWWNGTQNCDTDLSDMRFSKLNTSWGKNFVENKMPEAHWKLESIERGARLVVITPEYNPTAQRADYWIPVRPETDGALFLGASRIIVEENLQDIDFLKQYTDMPLLVRTDTLQYLDPRDVIADYALPDFSKSYSGRIQGLKPEYIQRLGGMMVWDLNKKQAVPLHREQVGWHFNEAGIDAALTGTYRVKLVNGREVDVAPIYQLYMVHFQDYDLDTVHQINRSPKDLIVRWARDSGTIKPAAIHNGEGVCHYFHMTSMGRAAALVLILTGNIGKFGSGCHTWSGNYKVGIWNATPWSGAGSGVHLAEDPWHSNLDPNAHGKEIKYKSYYYGEEPGYWNHGDTALIVNTPKYGRKVFTGKTHMPSPSKVRWVVNVNILNNSKHHYDMVRNVDPNIEMIVTQDIEMTSDVNHADIAFACNSWMEFTYPEMTATVSNPWIQLWKGGIRPLYDTRNDLDTFAGVAAKMSDMTGETRMKDVFHFVYQNRVDVYAQRVLDASSTLYGYSADVMLKSEKGWMVMVRTYPRHPLWEEVNESKPQWTRSGRLETYRVEPEAIEYGENFIVHREGPEATPYLPNSIFTTNPYVRPDDYGIPITAQHHDDKTVRNIKLPWSEIKQHANPLWEKGYQFYCVTPKTRHRVHSQWSVNDWVQIYESNFGDPYRMDKRTPGVGEHQLHINPQAAKDRGINDGDYVYVDGNPVDRPYRGWKPSDPFYKVARLMIRAKYNPAYPYHVTMAKHAPYVSTAKSVKGHETRPDGRAIAVDTGYQSNFRYGAQQSFTRSWLMPMHQTDSLPGKHAIAWKFKWGYAIDHHAVNTTPKECLIRITKAEDGGIGARGPWEPVRTGFTPGQENEFMIKWLKGEHIKIKV
- a CDS encoding CHASE3 domain-containing protein, translated to MQRRSTVWAYLGTGLLLLLFFAAEQAYMLKQWHEASDTQELRNAITVQVLQLRRLATDIDSGFRGYALMRQSVFLVPVVAAEAEISRALERLTELTEKTPPLQGGVQVLKRRLEELVETKRRLTFMIGSGQQEEVLSYVRSGEGVALAQTITHVFDDLDAKIEREFGEADLSQSGPWRQVMWQLVAAQAGAVVVGLLIMKLLSVVFAVPRRVET